One genomic segment of Clostridiales bacterium includes these proteins:
- a CDS encoding aminotransferase class IV: MEKEITGKYVISGDTIISTDEFDFNLTKKVPGVYEVIRIIDGVPLFFEKHMDRFASSAKLLGFDLKISDSSILSAIDRLVDKNSTPTGNIKIVINDLEKHSRKIYAFFIKHRYPTPDEISEGVPVILFNAERNNPNAKSTDLSIRNKINEAIKANNAYEALLVDRNNEITEGSKSNVFFLKANKIFTTPVETVLPGITREYVIDICKNLKLDLSESALRVCDIMEMDGLFLTGTSPQVLPISRVNNTSFGSAKSEIIKNIRIHYERIVNEYISSFNRR, from the coding sequence ATGGAAAAGGAAATAACAGGTAAATACGTGATATCCGGGGATACTATCATAAGTACGGATGAGTTTGACTTCAATCTTACAAAAAAAGTCCCCGGAGTATACGAAGTCATAAGGATTATCGATGGCGTCCCGCTATTTTTTGAAAAACACATGGATAGGTTTGCATCATCCGCCAAGCTCTTAGGCTTTGATCTTAAAATATCGGATAGCTCCATCTTATCCGCAATCGATAGATTAGTAGACAAAAATAGCACCCCGACAGGAAATATAAAGATTGTAATAAACGACCTTGAAAAACATTCGAGGAAAATTTATGCATTTTTTATAAAGCACAGATATCCGACACCTGATGAAATATCAGAAGGAGTACCTGTGATATTGTTTAACGCTGAAAGAAACAATCCAAATGCAAAGTCGACGGATCTTTCTATACGAAATAAGATAAATGAAGCCATAAAGGCTAACAATGCATATGAGGCTCTGTTAGTGGACAGAAATAACGAGATTACGGAAGGAAGCAAATCGAACGTCTTTTTTTTAAAGGCAAACAAGATATTTACGACGCCTGTCGAAACTGTGCTTCCTGGAATAACAAGAGAATATGTAATCGATATATGCAAAAATCTGAAACTTGATCTTTCGGAGTCCGCTTTAAGGGTCTGCGATATAATGGAAATGGATGGACTGTTTTTGACGGGGACATCGCCGCAAGTTCTCCCGATATCCCGCGTTAATAATACATCCTTTGGATCAGCCAAAAGTGAGATAATAAAAAATATCAGAATACATTATGAAAGAATAGTAAATGAATATATAAGCTCCTTCAATCGCCGTTAA
- a CDS encoding transcriptional coactivator p15/PC4 family protein → MSDSFWDSEEEIKDIAIRGRENHLIIKRVEKNGTGYVDIRKFYTNDEGEPAPTRKGLSIPLEYIDDVIDALKEVKK, encoded by the coding sequence ATGAGCGATAGTTTCTGGGACAGCGAAGAGGAAATAAAGGATATTGCAATCAGGGGAAGGGAAAACCATCTTATAATAAAGCGGGTCGAAAAAAACGGAACAGGTTATGTGGATATAAGGAAGTTTTACACAAACGATGAGGGAGAGCCTGCGCCGACAAGGAAAGGCCTGTCCATACCATTAGAGTACATAGACGATGTTATCGATGCTTTAAAAGAGGTAAAAAAATAA
- a CDS encoding MgtC/SapB family protein, giving the protein MDYLGIILRLIISALAGALIGLEREHKNMPAGLRTNILVCMGSALVQIVNIEIFKQYRGITNVDPARFGAQVISGIGFLGAGTIIREGASIKGLTTAAGLWVVACIGIAIGNGSYFPGLLVAFLAYATLNLVKSIEKRITKRSPYFEVEMRMTNVPGQLGKLGKALGDMKININSIEIKENGKELITIYLNLYLPVNLDKQEVIRKLMCQDGVYSIDQL; this is encoded by the coding sequence TTGGATTACTTAGGCATTATTTTAAGATTAATAATTTCAGCCCTTGCAGGTGCTTTAATCGGATTGGAAAGAGAACACAAAAACATGCCTGCGGGGCTTCGGACGAACATACTCGTATGCATGGGTTCCGCATTGGTACAGATAGTTAACATAGAAATATTCAAACAATATAGGGGAATTACGAATGTTGATCCGGCCAGGTTTGGAGCGCAGGTCATAAGCGGGATAGGTTTTCTAGGTGCAGGGACTATCATAAGGGAAGGCGCATCCATCAAAGGGCTTACTACGGCCGCAGGACTGTGGGTTGTTGCCTGCATCGGCATAGCGATCGGAAACGGTTCGTATTTTCCTGGCCTCCTGGTTGCTTTTCTTGCCTATGCGACTTTAAATCTGGTTAAAAGCATAGAAAAAAGGATTACCAAGAGAAGTCCATACTTTGAAGTAGAGATGCGGATGACGAATGTGCCCGGTCAGCTTGGCAAATTAGGAAAAGCATTGGGTGATATGAAAATAAATATAAACAGTATAGAAATCAAAGAAAATGGGAAAGAATTAATAACAATATATTTAAATTTATATTTACCTGTGAACTTAGACAAGCAGGAAGTCATAAGAAAGCTTATGTGTCAGGATGGAGTATATTCCATCGATCAACTGTGA
- a CDS encoding L,D-transpeptidase — protein MRLKGLAIIIMIALLIFSGCSPVKKVTPEDTEKKTSQEQTEERNDSTTLPEKSRMSDNDSKEDKTETDVVQAAEVKKGYFVRVDISEQKVYVFKDGKLIKSMVCSTGIPGKKDSETPVGSFSIDDNGKKRGEWFYSSEYKEGAKYFVGFIGTTFLFHSVPMDKNGNIIKEEADKLGTPASHGCIRLSLDDAKWFYTNIPSNTKLIIQK, from the coding sequence ATGAGGTTAAAAGGACTTGCGATAATTATTATGATAGCGCTTTTGATTTTTTCAGGATGCAGTCCGGTCAAAAAAGTTACGCCGGAGGATACTGAAAAGAAGACTTCCCAAGAACAGACTGAAGAGAGAAATGACAGCACAACGCTTCCTGAAAAATCGCGGATGTCAGATAATGATTCCAAAGAAGACAAAACAGAAACGGATGTTGTGCAGGCAGCCGAAGTTAAAAAAGGGTATTTTGTAAGGGTGGATATATCCGAACAAAAAGTTTATGTATTTAAAGACGGCAAGCTTATAAAATCCATGGTATGTTCCACAGGCATACCGGGGAAAAAAGACAGTGAGACGCCGGTTGGCAGCTTTTCCATCGATGACAATGGGAAGAAACGCGGTGAATGGTTTTATTCATCGGAATATAAAGAAGGAGCAAAATATTTTGTGGGATTTATTGGAACAACATTCCTTTTTCATTCGGTTCCCATGGATAAAAATGGCAATATAATAAAGGAAGAGGCGGATAAGTTGGGTACTCCTGCTTCCCATGGCTGCATAAGGCTTAGCTTAGATGATGCAAAGTGGTTTTATACGAATATCCCGAGCAACACAAAACTGATTATTCAAAAATAG
- a CDS encoding GAF domain-containing protein, protein MGGGKKINVPDKDTFYRIMLVKLEGLLSSESDWLANLCNASALLFQNLDDINWAGFYLLKDGELVLGPFQGRTACTRIKPGKGVCGTAAYEKRSVLVENVHEFPGYIACDDASNSEIAVPIISNGYVMAVLDIDSPRFSRFDEMDEKYLKKFAEKLIMYIDLRKAI, encoded by the coding sequence ATGGGGGGCGGTAAAAAAATCAATGTACCTGATAAAGATACTTTTTACAGGATTATGCTTGTAAAGCTTGAGGGTTTGTTATCCAGCGAAAGCGACTGGCTTGCCAATCTTTGCAACGCATCAGCGCTTTTGTTTCAAAACCTTGATGATATAAACTGGGCAGGTTTTTATTTGCTTAAGGATGGGGAGCTTGTTTTAGGGCCATTTCAGGGAAGGACTGCTTGTACTCGCATAAAACCCGGGAAGGGAGTATGCGGTACTGCTGCATATGAAAAAAGATCGGTTCTGGTAGAAAATGTGCATGAATTTCCCGGATATATAGCATGCGACGATGCATCCAATTCCGAAATCGCCGTTCCGATAATATCAAATGGATATGTGATGGCAGTTCTGGATATAGACAGCCCGCGGTTTTCAAGGTTTGATGAAATGGATGAAAAATATTTAAAAAAATTTGCAGAAAAGCTTATCATGTATATAGATTTGCGGAAAGCTATATAA
- a CDS encoding phosphatidylglycerol lysyltransferase domain-containing protein codes for MDFNGISFEDRHLFDGFEYLCSDYIFSYIYMYSDLYKLKLYHDDRTVIISQSVNSPVFYVPLGDTEYGVKLVVDYCKALGLAPIFVKVTEKYFELFDEFKFKLKEDRNSFDYVFKNSDLASYKGKKYRKQRNNLSNYLRTVRATYTDDIYNHIDECKAFTYKFYNNRKEIYNPTIKILGRAVDLGCRGGIVWDGPSIQGYCIYESISKDTALSHVELTDNTERGVHSFMIKNVSSDIDEDYINKEDDMGLPGLRRFKESYSPCFMIKKYIASK; via the coding sequence TTGGATTTTAATGGCATTTCATTCGAAGACAGGCATTTATTCGATGGTTTTGAATATCTATGTTCCGATTATATTTTTTCTTATATTTATATGTATTCTGATCTTTATAAATTGAAATTATATCACGATGACAGGACCGTTATTATTTCTCAGTCCGTAAACAGTCCTGTTTTTTATGTGCCTCTCGGGGACACTGAGTACGGGGTCAAGCTTGTTGTCGACTATTGTAAGGCTCTTGGACTGGCTCCAATTTTCGTCAAAGTAACCGAGAAGTATTTTGAACTATTCGATGAATTCAAATTCAAACTTAAAGAGGACAGGAATTCATTCGATTACGTGTTTAAAAATTCGGACCTTGCATCCTACAAAGGTAAAAAATACAGAAAGCAGCGGAATAACCTTTCGAATTATTTGAGGACAGTAAGGGCAACGTACACCGATGACATTTATAATCATATAGATGAATGCAAAGCCTTTACATATAAGTTTTATAATAACAGGAAGGAAATATATAATCCCACTATTAAGATACTGGGCAGGGCCGTCGACTTGGGATGCAGGGGTGGGATTGTATGGGATGGGCCGAGTATCCAGGGTTATTGCATATATGAGAGTATCTCAAAGGATACCGCTTTATCCCACGTTGAGCTTACCGACAATACTGAAAGAGGCGTTCATTCATTTATGATAAAAAATGTGTCTTCGGATATCGATGAGGATTATATAAATAAGGAAGATGACATGGGTCTGCCAGGGCTGAGGCGTTTTAAAGAATCATACAGCCCGTGTTTTATGATCAAAAAATATATCGCATCAAAGTAA
- a CDS encoding aminotransferase class V-fold PLP-dependent enzyme, with amino-acid sequence MRKIYLDNASTSYPKPQCVIDTMVDFMKNIGCNPGRGGYEKSVESDRIVYDARKTINDFFNGPSSKNVIFTQNITMSLNTIMKGMFKKNWHIITTSMEHNSVMRPLRSLERERDLNVTVIKCSKEGFLNPDDIKNAITRFTRAVVMTHASNITGTILPAYEVGKICRENGLYFILDSAQTAGTLDIDFKKFNIDALAFTGHKSLLGPPGTGGFIISDFASEITSSLIEGGTGSESDMENQPEILPDKYEGGTLNTPGIASLKSGIDFIKKKTIDKIRRHEQNLTDIFLNGLSSIDGITVYGPRNPALQTGTVSINIKDMDPSEVSFILDSKYGIMTRSGLHCAPSAHKTIETFPKGTVRFSIGYFNTEDEIGYTLDAIREISDKN; translated from the coding sequence GTGAGAAAAATATACCTCGACAATGCATCGACGAGTTATCCCAAGCCCCAATGTGTTATAGACACCATGGTCGACTTTATGAAAAATATAGGATGCAATCCGGGTCGGGGAGGATATGAAAAGTCAGTGGAATCCGACAGAATCGTATACGATGCAAGGAAAACCATAAATGACTTTTTTAACGGGCCTTCTTCAAAAAATGTTATATTTACACAAAACATAACGATGTCTTTGAACACTATAATGAAGGGCATGTTTAAGAAAAACTGGCATATCATAACGACATCCATGGAGCATAACAGCGTAATGCGGCCTTTGAGATCTCTTGAAAGGGAAAGGGATTTAAACGTAACTGTCATCAAATGCTCAAAGGAAGGGTTCCTGAACCCCGATGACATTAAAAATGCCATAACAAGATTTACCAGAGCTGTTGTCATGACACATGCTTCAAACATCACAGGCACAATACTTCCTGCCTATGAGGTGGGTAAAATATGCAGGGAAAACGGGCTTTATTTTATACTCGACTCGGCGCAGACAGCAGGTACGCTCGATATAGATTTCAAAAAATTCAACATAGACGCTTTAGCTTTCACCGGACATAAAAGCCTTTTGGGGCCTCCTGGCACAGGCGGTTTCATAATATCGGATTTTGCAAGCGAGATAACATCGTCCTTGATAGAAGGCGGCACCGGAAGTGAATCGGATATGGAAAACCAACCCGAAATATTGCCTGACAAATATGAAGGCGGCACGTTAAACACACCGGGGATCGCTTCCCTTAAATCAGGGATAGATTTTATAAAAAAGAAGACAATCGATAAAATACGCCGCCACGAGCAGAACCTTACGGATATTTTCTTAAATGGCCTGTCTTCAATAGATGGCATTACTGTTTATGGTCCTCGCAATCCCGCTTTGCAGACGGGAACAGTATCTATCAACATTAAAGATATGGACCCTTCTGAAGTTTCTTTTATACTCGACAGCAAATACGGCATAATGACAAGATCAGGTTTGCACTGCGCTCCATCGGCACATAAAACCATAGAAACGTTCCCCAAAGGTACGGTCAGGTTCAGCATAGGGTATTTCAACACAGAAGATGAGATCGGATATACCCTTGATGCCATAAGGGAAATATCGGATAAAAATTAA